The DNA segment CGATAAGCACATCAATTGTTTGGGTCGATCCAGACATTTTGTCGCTCCTTGTTTGCAATGGCACACAGACCGCGCCCTCATAGTGTGTCCGGCCACCCGGTCCCTGGGTGCGGTCTGGGAGGAGAGTAGTTGAGCGATGCGTATCGTCAAGGTCCGATGAATTCCGTTACGCAGTCAAAAGCCGATAGGAAGAATCAGTTCGGACTGATCATTGCGAACGTTGCCGACGGCCTTGTCCACCTTGAACCATTCGAAAGCCTCGGATGGCTCGCCCTCATGCAGCACCATCTGTTCGGCGCGTTCTTTCGGCGTGGCCGGGTCGAGCCATTCCCGCGCGAGCTCTGGCGGGAGAACGACTGGCCGCCGATCGTGGACATCGACCAGGCCGCCAGCGCTATCAGCAGTGATGATCACAAAGCCGTCGTGCTCGCCGGGTTCGTGCTCCTCGTTGGGGTATTGGCCGATCGCAGCGCAGAGTATTGGGGATTGGTCGCGGTGCCTGATCAGGTAGGGCTGCTTCTTTGGCCCGCCTTCGTCGACCCACTCGAACCAGTTGTTGATCGCAATGATCGCCCGGTGCGGCCAGATCGCGCGGAAGAAAGGTCCGTGGGCGACTTTCTCGACGCGGGCATTGATCGGCGCCGCGCGGTCTTTTGCCCAGTGCGGTCGCCATCCCCAGCGGACCATGTCCGCGTGCAGGAACTGGCCCTCCTGGTGGAAGAGGGCAAGTTGAGTGGTCGGCGCGGCGTTGTACCGCTCAAAGGGCTGTTCGCCGGTAGAGTTGATGAGCGCGTTTGGCATGCTCAGTGCCGCCACAAAGTCGTGAATGCCGGTGTACTGGGAAAGTCGTCCGCACATTGCCATAGCCTCGCTGGATCTGGTTCAGCGTAGACCCACCAGCGCTGGCTTCGTCACAAACCTTTTTCAGCGCAATATTCGCAATGACCCGCCAACTCCTCCCGATCTCGAGCATCCCTGAGCAGGCGCTGGTTTTCATTGAATAGATGGTTTCTGTTGTGCTCGACGTCAGCGAATCTGCGCTTTTCGCTTAGCAAATCCCCCTCAGCATATTGAAGCTTTGCCTTCAGAAAGTTCCGCTCCTGTATGAGCGCGTCATTGTCCTGGATCAGTCCCTGAATATTTTCCAGTGCCCGCTGCAGCTTGAGAGTGAGCGCTTCGAATTCGTTTTCGTACATCCTGAGCTGGTGTCGGCAGGTTTCGAGCGGTGTAGGGGTGCCAAGCCAATCGTCGGTGTCTTCTATATAGAGGGGGTCCACGGGAATGCCTTGCTTATTACTGGTTGCATATACAGTAATCGAGCCGATGCGGACGGGCGAGGTTGAGCCGACGAGCTGTCAGTCCGGCGTCATCATCACCGCCAGGGTCATCTTGATGAACTCTTCGTTCCTATCGATCGCCGAGAGCGAGCCGCGGACGTTGTCCGAGACTTCGGTCGCACCGAGTTTTTCGGCCCACAAGGTAAGCTCCATGATGGCGGCTTCGAGCGCGAGTTGGTTTTCGTTGATTTTGTAAAGCAGGGAAGGGAGCAGGTCAAAATTATGCATTGGGAGTCCTCCATGGAAGAACCCAGAGTAGCAGGTGAAGCAAATTTCTGATCGAAAGGGATGAGGCGGGCCGAGCACTATGAGAACAGCCAGCCCCATCGCAAAAATTTACTTGCCTTTAGGTGGTGCGTTACCGCGGCCGTCTCCCGAGGGCTTCCCTGTTTTGCTTGGCAGATTTGCTACCGGTGGGGCTTTCGAGCCACCCGATTTACTTGCAGGTGTTGAACCACTTTTGCCGCCGCTTGATTTCGACATCGCCATCTCCTTGTTACGCGAGGGAGGGATTGCCGGGTAAACAGTAGTAGATTTTTAGGTGGATGCGAATTTAGTTCGGCAGAACGCCGGAGAAGGGGGTAAATCGGTAAAGTTATGGAACGCGTCCCTAAAAGTTATGGAACGCATCTTTCAAGGAGAAAATTTTTGAGCCTGCCAGAAACAACAAAGCCCTGAATAATCAGGGCTTGTCGTACATAAGATGGCGGAGGCGATGGGATTCGAACTCATGGACCTGTTACAGTCGACGGTTTTCAAGACCGTTGCCTTAAACCACTCGGCCACACCTCCGTTGCGTTGCGGGCGCCATAATACCTGAATGAAACACACTGTCAAACTCTCTGCATGGCTTGTTACAGAGCGTCTGTTATGATCTTTGCGACTGAACGTTTCAAACCAACAGGAGTGTCGCCATGCGCGAACAGGATTACGCAGTTAATAACAGCGTGCAGGCTGAGCAGCTAGAGGTTAGCCGCGTCCTGCGCAACACTTACGGCCTACTGGCGCTCACCCTCGCATTCAGCGGCGTGATGGCTTTTGTCGCGCAGCAGATGCGAGTCGGCTACCCGAATATCTTCGTGGTGCTGATCGGCTTCTACGGGCTGTTCTTCCTCACCAACAAACTCCGTGACTCCGCGTGGGGCCTGGTATCTGCCTTCGCGTTGACCGGTTTCATGGGTTTCCTGCTCGGCCCGATCCTCAACCGTTACCTGGGCATGCAGGGCGGCGCTGAAGTGGTCAGCTCGGCGTTCGCGATGACCGCGCTGGTGTTCGGTGGTCTGTCGGCCTACGTGCTGATCACCCGCAAGGACATGAGCTTCCTCGGTGGTTTCATCACTGCCGGTTTCTTCGTGTTGCTGGGCGCCACGCTGGCGAGCTTCTTCTTCCAGATCAGCGGCCTGCAACTGGCGATCAGCGCAGGTTTCGTGCTGTTCTCGTCGGTGTGCATCCTGTTCCAGACCAGCGCCATCATCCACGGCGGCGAGCGCAACTACATCATGGCGACCATCAGCCTGTATGTATCGATCTACAACCTGTTCGTCAGCCTGCTGCAACTGTTCGGCATCATGAGCCGCGACGACTGATAGCAATGAGGTAATAACAAAAAACCCGCTTCGGCGGGTTTTTTGTTGTCTGCGGGAAAGTGCCGGCTCAGTTGATGACGATGCTGCCATCCACTTGCTGGCGATAGATCGTGTAGGGCAGCAGCAGGGTATCGAGCGCGCCGGAGACGACGGCGTCCACCAGTACCACCGGAATGGCCGCGTTGCGGTGCTCATCAGGGTCAATGCCTGAAGCCAGGGGAGCGTTCAGCGTGCAGAAGTCATAGGCGAGGCCGCTGTAGATTCTCGGCACCGCGCCGCAGTAACTCTTTTGTTCCTTCAGCCCGTCAACGGCAGCCTGATCGTTACGTGCCACCGTCTGAATCGTGCCGCAACCGCCAAGCAGCATGGCTGCCAGCAGCGTTGCCTGAATTTTCATAGCGCCAATCCTTAGCCGCGAAAAATCACAATCTACGCCAGATAATGGCAGAAAACATCTAGGCCATCGGCGGCAATCGGCGCTTGACAGGGGTTTTCTTGACAATCGCCGTGTTGGTTTCCGCCAGGGTATTGAGCCGGTCGAGCAGGGTGTCGAGCTGTTCCATCGAACGCACATGCAGGCGCGCGATAAAGCAGTCTTCGCCGGTCACCTTGTCGCACTCGGTGAATTCAGGGATCGACAGAATCTGCCGCTCCACCTCCTGCAACTGCCCCGGCAATGGCCGCACCCGGACGATCGCCTGCAATTGATAGCCAAAGTGCTTCGGGTCGATCTCGACGGTGTAGCCCTTGAGTACGCCGCGTTCTTCGAGGCGGCGCAAGCGCTCGGCGACGCTGGGCGAGGACAATCCGCTGATCTGCGCCAACGCCTTGAGCGAGCGGCGCGAGTCTTCCATCAAGGCAGCGATAAGGATCTGATCAATGTCATCGGTCATGGGCCAACTCCGCTATCAGGCCATTTCGATGAATGACCCTCGATAAAAAAGGCAGATTCGCAGTTTAGCCTGTCTTTTGCGCTGGAGCCGCGCCCGGCGTGCTTGGCATACTTTTGCCATGCTTTCGCCAACCCTTCGGGAGAATGAACATGGACATAACCCTGCGTCGCGGCTCGCTGGAAATGACCGCCGCCATGCTGATATCCGGCACCATCGGCTGGTTTGTATTGGTGTCCGGGCAACCGGTACTCGACGTGGTGTTCTGGCGTTGCGTGTTCGGCGCCGGCACTTTGCTGTTGATCTGTGCAGCGTTCGGTTTTCTGCGTCCGGGCATTCTGACCCGCGGCACCTTTTTGCTCGCCGTGCTCAGTGGTGTGGCGATCGTCGGCAACTGGGTGCTTTTGTTTGCTTCGTATTCTCGCGCGTCGATTGCCATCGGCACTGCGGTCTATAACGTGCAGCCGTTCATGCTGGTGGGACTGGCGGCGTTGTTTCTCGGCGAAAAGATCACCGTGCAAAAGCTGTTCTGGCTGGCGGTTTCGTTCATGGGCATGCTGGCGATCGTCAGTGCCCACGGCACCCAAGGCGAGAGTGGCAGTGACTATCTGCTGGGCATCGTGTTGGCCTTGGGCGCGGCGTTGCTGTATGCGATTGCTGCACTGATCATCAAGCGCCTGACCGGCACGCCGCCGCATCTGATTGCGTTGATTCAGGTCTGCACCGGGGTTCTGCTGCTGGCGCCGTTCGCGCATTTCAGCGCGTTGCCGCAAGCGCCCAGCGCCTGGGCCAGTCTGGTGACGTTGGGCATCGTCCATACTGGTTTGATGTATGTGCTGCTGTACGACGCGATTCAGAAGTTGCCGACGGCATTGACCGGTGCACTGTCGTTCATCTACCCGATCGCGGCGATCTTCGTTGATTGGTTTGCCTTTGGCCATCGCCTGGAAATCCTGCAATGGGTCGGCGTCGCCGCGATTCTGCTCGCCGCCGCCGGCATGCAACAAGGCTGGGGTTTCAAGGCGCGGCGACTGGCCGCGCAGTGAGGCTCAAATGTTCCAGCGCGGGGCGGATTTCGCCAGGCGCTGGCGCATCTCGCCGATGTTGGCCGCCAGTTGCCGGGTCAACAAGCGGTAACCGTCCAGTGCGCTGTAGACCGGCGCATCGAGGTTGGACTCCGGCAACTCCAGCGGCCTGTCGAGGCGACTCGTCGCGCCGCTTTTCAAGGCGCGGGCCATGCCGATCAGTTGCACGCGAATCTGCCGATGCTCGGCCTTCAGCGCCGATTGCAAATGCGCCATGGCTTCTCGGTCGTTGGCATCCGGGCGGGTATTGCCGAGGATTTCCAACGTACTGATACACATGCGCAGGTTGCGCTGGATCGCATCGAGTTCGGTCATGGAAATCTTCACTTCCTTGGACACCGACGGCATCAGCGAGCGCAACTGCACCATCACCGCGCCGAGGCGACTCATCAAACGCAGATGCTCGTCGGCGGCTACCGGTTGTCCGCTGATGATCCGTCCATACACCGTGGCGCAGTCGCGCAGGGCATCGGCGAGGTTGTAGCGCCACGAATACACCGCGTACAGCGGCAGGGCGAACGAAAATGCCAAAGCGAGGGCGATACCGATGAGGATATCGACACCGCGCCACAAGCCATCGCTGATCGGATTGTCGCCATGCCCGGCGACGATGAACACGGTGATCGCCGAGAGCAGGGCGGTGTAACCGCCCTTGCCGATGGCGTGATAGGAGAAGAATCCGCAGACCACCGCCATCGCAAAATAGGTCAGCCATGGCATCCCCAGCCACGCGTGCTGCGCCACCAGCGCCAGCCCGACCGCGGCGCCGATCAGCGTGCCGGTGGCGCGCTCCGCGGCTTTTTTGCCGATGTTGCCATGGTGCTGCAAGCCGCCGATTACGACCAGCATGGTCACTGAGGCCCATTCACCGTGGGGCAGGTTGATGCCGGTGGTCAGCAGGATCGTTGCCAGCAACCCGAGGGCCACGCGCACTGCGTGGATCAGTCGGGCGTGGCGGTAACGGCGATACGGGTCCAGCAAGGGGCGCAAGACCCGCCGCAGCAAGGGCGGAAGTCGATGGGTGCTGTAAGTACTCAGTGCAAGCCTCTCGTCATCTCGGTTCAGATCAGTGGAACGGAAAAATGTAATTCATCCATGCTGCCATACGCAGGAGGATTTTGCGCATCGCACCGATATGGTGGAAGTGCTGACTGTACAACGCGGCCTGCCCGTAAGCGCCGCCGGGCATCAGTTTGCTGTACCGGGCGAAGGCCGGATCGGTGATTTCAATGATCACCGGCACCCGCCCGGCCGGCGGTGAGCCGGTGTAGCCGATCAGCGTGCCGGACGGTTGCACCTGACCCTCGGCAATCACGCCGATGACATTTTTCACCCGCCCGGCGAAGACTTTGCCGGGAATACCGTCGAAAGCCACTTCCGCCTCGTCGCCAACGGTCAGGCGCAGCAGGCTGTTCTGGCGCATCCACGCGGCAAAGTATTGGCCTTCCTCGGGAATGAACACCATCGAGGGGCGCAACGGCAACTTGCTCGCCATCATCCCCGGCCGCAACGAAACATGGGTGACAAAGCCTTTGCTTGGCGCGCGGACGATGGTGTTGTCCAGTTCGAATTGCGCGTTATCCAGTTGCGCCTGCAAGTCATCGGTGCGAGCAATGGCGGCGTCCAGTTCACGCTGGGTGCCGAAGCTGCGTCGGATCAGTTCGGTGATGCGATAGCGATCTCCCTTGGCGGCGACCAATTGCGCTTTCAGCGATTTCACCCGGTTTGCAAACGGCGTGGGGTCGATGCGAAACAGCACATCGCCTTTTTCCAGCGGTTCGTTACCCTTTACTGGCACGTCGATCACTTGGCCGCTGACGACTGGAATCACCGGCACCGAAACGAAGTAAGTGCGCGCCACCTCGGAGTAGGGGTGGTTGTAGTTCATGGTAAAGATCAATGCGCCGATCAGCAGGATGCCGCCGAGCACGGCCGTGGGCACAGTCCATTTGTTCAGCGGGATACGGAAAATCTTGAACAGGGCGACGCAGAACGCGGCGTACGTGAGGATCAGTAACAGGTCCATGAGGCTCAGCCCTCCCGGTTGTGCGGGGCGGGCGTGGCAGTGGCGGTCATTGCTTCGAGTCGCTCAAGGCGACTTTGCAGTTCGATCACCTGTTGTTCCAGGCGAACCACATGGTTTTGCACGGATTGGCCGTCACCAAAACCCCAGCCGCGATCTTCGCGATAGGCCATCGCCCAGATCCACAAAAACGGCCAGAGCGCATGCAGCGTGAACAGACTGACCCAGCCCGTGGCATGGATCGCATCCTGATGCGGGTGATTGCGGTGCACGGCAATTTCATAGGGAATGTCGTGCAGGACGATGATCCCGTAGAACAGCACGAGCCCAACGAACACCAACACGCCTAACGCGAAGTAATCGAGCATGATCCGGTTCCCGGCATCCAGCACAGTGCTGGCATCAGTGTAGACACTGATGGGCCGGGCGCTTGTCGACTTTGGCTCAGGCGCCGATGAGGTGGATCAGAAGATGTAATCAGTGGTCAGGAAACTCGAATCACGCCCGCGAATGATTTCGCTGATCAGATCCTTGTTGCTCTCCTGGAACTTGGTCGCCACCAGTGTACGGATCGAAAACACCCGCAACGCATCGTGCACCGACAGCGTACCTTCGGCGGAATTCTTGCGGCCGTTGAACGGGTAGGTGTCCGGGCCGCGCTGGCACTGGGCGTTGAGGTTGATCCGCCCGACCTGGTTGGCAAACGTATCGACCAGCCGACCGACCGCCACCGGGTTGGTGCCGAAGATGCTCAACTGCTGGCCAAAGTCCGATTCCAGTACATAGTCGATCACGGTATCGAGGTGACGATACGGCACGATCGGCACCACCGGGCCGAACTGCTCTTCCTGATAGACGCGCATCTGCGGGTTAACCGGGTACAGCACCGCCGGGTAGAAGAACGACGCGCGGGCTTCACCGCCATGCGGGTTGACCACTTCGGCGCCCTTGCTGCGCGCATCGGCAACCAGCCCGTGCAGGTAATCGACCTTGCCCGACTCCGGCAGCGGCGTGAGCGCAACGCCGCTGTCCCACGGCATGCCCGGTTTCAGGGTGGCGAGTCTGGCGTTGAATTTTTCGATGAAGCTGTCGACCACGTCTTCGTGGACGAAGAGAATTTTCAGCGCGGTGCAGCGCTGGCCGTTGAACGATAGCGAGCCGGTGAGCGCTTCGCTGACGGCGTTATCGAGATCGACTTCCGGCAGGACGATCCCCGGGTTTTTCGCATCCAGACCCAGCGCAGCACGCAAGCGGTGCGGCTTGGGATGCAGTTTTTTCAGGTCGCTGGCGGCTTTGTTGGTGCCGATGAAGGCAAAGATGTCGATCTTGCCGCTGGCCATCAGCGCACTCACGGTTTCGCGGCCGCTGCCGTAGATCACGTTGATCACGCCGGTGGGGAAGCTGTCGCGGAAGGCTTCGAGCAACGGGCGGATCAACAGCACGCCGAGCTTGGCCGGTTTGAACACCACGGTGTTGCCCATGATCAGCGCCGGAATCAGCGTGGTGAACGTCTCGTTCAACGGATAGTTATAAGGGCCCATGCACAACGCGACGCCGAGCGGCACGCGGCGGATCTGGCCGAGGGTGTCCTGTTCCAGCTCGAAACGGCTGGAGCGGCGGTCGAGTTCCTTGAGCGCATTGATGGTGTCGACGATGTAATCGCAGGTTCGGTCGAATTCCTTTTCCGAATCCTTGAGATTCTTGCCGATTTCCCACATCAGCAGTTTCACCACGGCTTCGCGTTGCTCACGCATGCGCCGCAGGAATGCTTCGACATGCTGGATGCGCTCGGCCACGCGCATGGTTGGCCACAGACCCTGACCACGGTCGTAGGCGCGAACGGCGGCGTCGAGGGCGGTGAGGGCGGTTTCAGCGTCGAGCAGTGGCGTGCTGCCAAGGATCACTTGTTCGTCGCCGTTGGCGCCTTGCAGATAGACCGGGCTGCGCACTTGCGCGAGCGGGCCGTCCCAGCGGCGCAATTCACCGTCGACGAGGTATTCGCGCTGCTCGACCTGAGCGTCGAGACGGTATTTTTCCGGGATGTCGCTGACAGAAGGGAACAGATTGTCAAGGATGTTTGCTGTGGTCATGTCGCTACCCCGTGATGAAATCAATGTGCAGGTTAAAACCGATACCTGTGGGAGCGAGCCTGCTCGCGAAAGCGATTTTTCAGTCGGATCATCAGGGACTGACACACCGCTTTCGCGAGCAGGCTCGCTCCCACATTGGGATGTGGGGAGGTCTTGGAATTGTCGTTCCAAGCCTAGACCTGTTTCGCCCTGCTTGTGAACCCCGGCTGGCCCCGTTTGCCCCCTTCATTGTCCGGCAATGCCCTCAGCCCTCTGTCACCGCTGGCTTAAGGTGGACACCTAACAACAAGCGCCACCCCAACGCGAGGCTTTTCATGCGGGCGATCCGACTCTGTTTATGGCTGGCAATGGCCACGGCGCTGTACGGTTGCGGCGAAGAACCCAAGCCGCAGCCCACCCACCGCAACATCACGCCCGCCGACCCGGCGCTGGCGCAGATCTACGCCAACAGTTGCCAGCTCTGCCACGCCAACCCGGCGGCCAATGCGCCGCTTACCGGTGATCGTCAGGCCTGGGAGCCGCGTATTCGCCAAGGCACCGACACGCTGCTCGACCACACCATCAATGGCTACAACGCCATGCCGCCGATGGGCCAGTGTGTCGAGTGCTCGGAAGAACAATTCCTGCAACTGATCGGCTTCATGGCCGATCAGCCGCTGCCGCAATAAGGTGCCCGCCATGACCCTGGATCTGACGCGCCGGCAACTGCTGCAACGGGCGAGCATCGTCGGTGCGTTCAGCGCACTGGCGAGCCACCCGGCGCTGGGCCAGTTGCTGCGCGCGCCACGCCTGATTCCCTGGCGCAACTGGTCAGGCGCGCAGAGTTGCCTGCCGGCGGCGCGGCTGGCGCCGAAGAATCTTGATGAGCTGACAAGCGCCATTCAGCAGGCACCCGGCAGGATTCGCCCGGTCGGCTCGGCGCATTCGTTCAGTGCGCTGGTACCCACCGACGGCACGCTGTTGTCGCTGAGTTATTTCAGCGGCTTGCTCGACCACGACGGGAAAACCCTGCAAGCCGAGTTTGGTGCCGGCACGCCCATGTCGCGCATGGGCGTGCCGCTGAGAGACATCGGCCAGGCGTTGCCCAACATGGCCGATATCGATTACCAGACCCTCGCTGGCGCCATCGCCACCTCGACTCACGGCACCGGGAAAACCTTTCAGTCCTGTTCGGCACAGGTCTGCGCCATGCAACTGGTCACGGCCCGTGGCGAGGTGCTGGACTGCGACCGTCAGCGCCATCCTGAGGTGTTCAACGCGGCGCGGGTCTCGCTCGGCGCGCTCGGTGTGGCGACGAGGATTCGCCTGCAAAACCGCCCGGCCTATCGCCTGCGCGAACATCAGTGGATCGCCAGAACCGAAGAACTGCTCGAAGACCTTGACAAGAACACTCGCGAAAACCAGCACTGGGAAATGCTCGTCGTCACCCATTCCGACTACGCCCTGTCTATTGCCCTCAACGAAACCAACGACCCGCCCACGCCACCGATCAGCCCGGAAGAAGAGGGCGGCAATGAGTTCGTCAACCTGATCGAGAAACTCGACAAGTACGCCAGCGACTTCCCCGACCTGCGCCGCACGCTGCTCAACAGCCTGCGCCATCTGGCGAGTTTCGAGGATCGTGTCGGCGATTCGTTCGATATCTACGCCAACGTGCGCACGGTGCGTTTCAACGAAATGGAGTACTCGGTGCCCGCCGAACACGGCCCGGCCTGCCTGCGCGAAATTCTCAAGCTGATCGAGGACAAGGACCTGCGCACCTGGTTTCCCATCGAGTACCGCTACGTCAAGGCTGACGACATTGCATTGAGCATGTTCGAGGGCCGCGACAGCTGCTCGATCTCGGTTCATCAGCATTATCAGATGGATCATCACAACTTCTTCGCGGCGATCGAGCCGATCTTCTGGAAGTACAACGGCCGCCCGCACTGGGGCAAGTTGCACTCGCTCAACGCGCGAACCCTGCAACCGCTGTATCCGCGCTGGCGCGAGTTTGTCGAAGTGCGTCAGGCGCTGGACCCGCACGGGCGTTTTCTCAATGCGCATCTGGCGTCGATACTGGGAGTGAGCTGATGGCGGTCAATCGACGTAATTTCCTCCTCGGCACTTTGGGCGTCGGCGCTTTGTTGGTGGGCGTCGGTGCGTGGTTGCGGCCGGGCGACCGAGGCGGGCCGTACAGTGATTATTTTCGGGCGCTGAACAAGGCGCTGAAAGAGCACGGGCCGATGCGTCCGGTACTGTTGATCGATCTCGATCGGCTCGATCACAACATCGATGTGGTGGTGCAGTCGGTCAGGCGTGGCGGCAAGCAGTTGCGGCTGGTGGAGAAGTCGCTGCCGGCGCCGGGGCTGTTGAAGTACATAGCGCAACGCGCCGGGACGCCGCGGTTGATGTCGTTTCATCAGCCATTTCTCAATCACGATGCAGTGGCCTTTCCCGAGTCCGATATCTTGCTCGGCAAGCCGCTGCCTGTCCGTTCGGCTGAGCTGTTTTACCGCGCGCACAAAGGCGCGTTCGATCCGGTTCGGCAGTTGCAATGGCTGCTCGATGGGCCGCAGCGGTTAGAACAATATCTGGCCTTGGCGCAGGGTTTGCGTACGCGGATGCGCGTGAACATCGAGCTGGATGTCGGTCTGCATCGTGGCGGGGTCAGTGATGTGCAGGCGCTGGGGCGAATGCTGACGCTGATCAGTGCCCACCCGCAGCACCTGGAATTTGCCGGGTTCATGGGCTACGACCCGTTTGTGGGCATGGGCGTGCCGGGGATTCTCGGTTCGCCTGAAGAGTTGTTCGCCAGGGTCATGGTGATTTATCAGCGTTATGTCGATTTTACCCGGCAGCAGTTTCCGGGTTTGTGGCGGGAGGGTTTGTGCCTGAACACGGCGGGCAGTCCGAGTTATCGCATGCATGAACACGAGACGCTGTGCAGTGAGGTCTCGGTGGGGACGGCGATGCTCAAGCCGACTCACTATGATTTGCCGTCGTTGAGCGGGCATGTGCCGGCGGCGTATATCGCTACGCCGGTGTTGAAGAGTACCGGCGCGGTGAATATTCCGGCGCTGGATGGCAAGTCGAGGCTGTTTTCGTGGTGGGACCCCAATCAGCGGCAGACTTTCTTCATTTATGGGGGTAACTGGATGGCGGAGTTTGAATCGCCCATGGGGTTGCAGAGTAATGGGGTGTATGGGCGTAGTTCGAATCAGGAGATGGTCAATGGGTCGCCTGCTGTGGGCCTTGGGGTTGAGGATCAGGTGTTTTTGCGTCCTGCTCAAACGGAGTCTGTGCTGTTGCAATTTGGCGATTTGCTGGCTGTGCGGGGTGGCAGGATTGTCGATAGCTGGCCTGTTTATGCCTGATGTACTCGATCAAAACTGTGGGAGCCAGCCTGCTGGCGATGGCTTTTCTCTCAGGCGCTTCTTGATTGGTTATGGGTACATATCCATTGCTGCGGTAACGGCGGCTTAGGGTTCCGCCCTTACGGCGGGTCACCTTTTTCAAACGCCGGAGTGCCGGCCCAGCAAAAAGGTAACCCAAAACGCTTGCTCCTGCGTTCGGCCCTCGCAGGCTCGGGTCCCTTCGCTCCGGGACTGATCCGGGCGCAGCGGCTACGGTTTGCTTCGCTGCACCTCCTTCCGCTGTGTCTGGCTGCGCCAGACGGTCGCTGCGCTCCCACGCCCGGATCAATCCCTCCGCTCAGCCTTCCGATGTCGCCGGTGACGCAAGATCAAGAGCACTCGAGCTAACGCTCATTGTTGAGTGGTTAGAAGCGCCGCATGGCTTGAGATTTTCGGTGGATTCGCCCCTCACCCCAGCCCTCTCCCGAGGGAGAGGGAGCCGATCTGCTTTGGCTTTGAAAATCGCGTACGACTCGGTATCCCAGGTCGGCGTAGCACTCGCATCCACCCCGGTCAGTTCCCTCTCCCTCCGGGAGAGGGCTAGGGTGAGGGGCTTTTGATTTCCAAAAGTCGCGTTCGACTCGGTATTGCATGTCGGCGTACGCCTTGCAATCACCACGGTCAGTTCCCTCTCCCTCTGGGAGAGGGCTAGGGTGAGGGGCTTTTGATTTCCAAAAGTCGCGTTCGACTCGGTATTGCATGTCGGCGTAGCGCTCGCATTCACCCCGGTCAGTTCCCTCTCCCTCAGGGAGAGGGCTAGGGTGAGGGGCTTTTGATTTCCAAAAGTCGCGTTCGACTTGGTATTTCAGGTCGGCGTAAATCTCGCATCCACCGCGGTCAGTTCCTTCTCTCCACGGGCGGTCCGACGTTTCGGGAGGGCTAGGGTGAGGGGCTTTCGTTTTCTGGCTTCTCCCACATTGGTTTTCATACGCCTGAAATCCCCGCCAGCCCATCTCCTGTAATGAAGCTTTTATGACAAAAGTTCGGTAGCACATAGCCAGTCCGGTCATGCCTATGTAACGCGCTTGAGGGGCCCTTCGGGGTGCACTTTGCAAGCCGAGGCGGGACGCCGGGAGTGAGGCAATGGGGACTATGGAACGCTATTCGAAAGTGGGCATGCAGGAGC comes from the Pseudomonas granadensis genome and includes:
- a CDS encoding YceK/YidQ family lipoprotein encodes the protein MKIQATLLAAMLLGGCGTIQTVARNDQAAVDGLKEQKSYCGAVPRIYSGLAYDFCTLNAPLASGIDPDEHRNAAIPVVLVDAVVSGALDTLLLPYTIYRQQVDGSIVIN
- a CDS encoding Lrp/AsnC family transcriptional regulator, which encodes MTDDIDQILIAALMEDSRRSLKALAQISGLSSPSVAERLRRLEERGVLKGYTVEIDPKHFGYQLQAIVRVRPLPGQLQEVERQILSIPEFTECDKVTGEDCFIARLHVRSMEQLDTLLDRLNTLAETNTAIVKKTPVKRRLPPMA
- a CDS encoding HlyD family secretion protein, which translates into the protein MDLLLILTYAAFCVALFKIFRIPLNKWTVPTAVLGGILLIGALIFTMNYNHPYSEVARTYFVSVPVIPVVSGQVIDVPVKGNEPLEKGDVLFRIDPTPFANRVKSLKAQLVAAKGDRYRITELIRRSFGTQRELDAAIARTDDLQAQLDNAQFELDNTIVRAPSKGFVTHVSLRPGMMASKLPLRPSMVFIPEEGQYFAAWMRQNSLLRLTVGDEAEVAFDGIPGKVFAGRVKNVIGVIAEGQVQPSGTLIGYTGSPPAGRVPVIIEITDPAFARYSKLMPGGAYGQAALYSQHFHHIGAMRKILLRMAAWMNYIFPFH
- a CDS encoding SOS response-associated peptidase family protein, whose translation is MCGRLSQYTGIHDFVAALSMPNALINSTGEQPFERYNAAPTTQLALFHQEGQFLHADMVRWGWRPHWAKDRAAPINARVEKVAHGPFFRAIWPHRAIIAINNWFEWVDEGGPKKQPYLIRHRDQSPILCAAIGQYPNEEHEPGEHDGFVIITADSAGGLVDVHDRRPVVLPPELAREWLDPATPKERAEQMVLHEGEPSEAFEWFKVDKAVGNVRNDQSELILPIGF
- a CDS encoding DUF3302 domain-containing protein; the protein is MLDYFALGVLVFVGLVLFYGIIVLHDIPYEIAVHRNHPHQDAIHATGWVSLFTLHALWPFLWIWAMAYREDRGWGFGDGQSVQNHVVRLEQQVIELQSRLERLEAMTATATPAPHNREG
- a CDS encoding Bax inhibitor-1/YccA family protein is translated as MREQDYAVNNSVQAEQLEVSRVLRNTYGLLALTLAFSGVMAFVAQQMRVGYPNIFVVLIGFYGLFFLTNKLRDSAWGLVSAFALTGFMGFLLGPILNRYLGMQGGAEVVSSAFAMTALVFGGLSAYVLITRKDMSFLGGFITAGFFVLLGATLASFFFQISGLQLAISAGFVLFSSVCILFQTSAIIHGGERNYIMATISLYVSIYNLFVSLLQLFGIMSRDD
- a CDS encoding FUSC family protein, producing MLRRVLRPLLDPYRRYRHARLIHAVRVALGLLATILLTTGINLPHGEWASVTMLVVIGGLQHHGNIGKKAAERATGTLIGAAVGLALVAQHAWLGMPWLTYFAMAVVCGFFSYHAIGKGGYTALLSAITVFIVAGHGDNPISDGLWRGVDILIGIALALAFSFALPLYAVYSWRYNLADALRDCATVYGRIISGQPVAADEHLRLMSRLGAVMVQLRSLMPSVSKEVKISMTELDAIQRNLRMCISTLEILGNTRPDANDREAMAHLQSALKAEHRQIRVQLIGMARALKSGATSRLDRPLELPESNLDAPVYSALDGYRLLTRQLAANIGEMRQRLAKSAPRWNI
- a CDS encoding DMT family transporter, encoding MDITLRRGSLEMTAAMLISGTIGWFVLVSGQPVLDVVFWRCVFGAGTLLLICAAFGFLRPGILTRGTFLLAVLSGVAIVGNWVLLFASYSRASIAIGTAVYNVQPFMLVGLAALFLGEKITVQKLFWLAVSFMGMLAIVSAHGTQGESGSDYLLGIVLALGAALLYAIAALIIKRLTGTPPHLIALIQVCTGVLLLAPFAHFSALPQAPSAWASLVTLGIVHTGLMYVLLYDAIQKLPTALTGALSFIYPIAAIFVDWFAFGHRLEILQWVGVAAILLAAAGMQQGWGFKARRLAAQ